One genomic window of Streptomyces sp. NBC_01276 includes the following:
- a CDS encoding transglycosylase domain-containing protein yields the protein MGKKRSGGGLTGPQQAAKFLGVSVLSGVVLAGIAIPGAGALGLAAKGTVEGFDEIPANLKTPPLSQRTTILDAEGGLIATVYSRDRQVVPLTAISPYMQKAIVAIEDSRFYEHGAVDLKGILRAVNRNAQEGGAAQGASTLTQQYVKNVFVEEAGDDESKVREAQEKSLGRKIRELKYSIQVEEELGKKKILENYLNITYFGQQAYGIESAAQRYFSKPAKDLTLEESALLAGVVQSPSRFDPVNDTQEAMKRRNTVLQRMADMRDISQAEADEAKKKPVTLKVTRPKNGCITAVKGAGFFCDYVRSTFLSDPVFGKTREERAKIWNQGGLTVRTTLDPQSQDAANASIKDHVHEDDSIATAVTMVQPGTGRVLAMGQSKPYGFGKNETQINYSVDKRMGGSNFGFQVGSTFKPFIAAAAIERGMEPTKVYSAPNKMEYPSPVSRCDGSNWQNLPLANGKLQTAENETADEQGPYALKTAMEKSINTYFVQMISEIGLCPVTEMTQKLGVVPASGVKLPEEPSIALGSAEMSPLTMANAYATFANRGVYCTPIALESITDAHGKALAVPKTKCDRAMSQDTADTINTLLRGVVDSGTGERAGLTDRDNAGKTGTTDNRYNAWFVGYTPNLSGAVWVGSGGAKKITMEDITIGGQYYPKVFGGGLPGPIWKDAVSGSLSGREAPGFVTVNIPEPSVPGGGGGTGGNNGTGGNNGGRNNPTQPTIPHKPGKPGKPGGDNKPGDNRPGGATAAGPTGGLFGGATGGGATDPVTGGTAAGAAGLIGGPEPQ from the coding sequence ATGGGAAAGAAGCGCTCGGGCGGCGGGCTCACGGGGCCACAGCAGGCCGCCAAGTTCCTCGGGGTGTCCGTTCTCTCCGGAGTCGTACTCGCCGGCATCGCGATTCCGGGCGCAGGCGCGCTGGGACTCGCGGCCAAGGGGACCGTCGAGGGTTTCGACGAGATCCCGGCCAATCTGAAGACCCCTCCGCTGAGCCAGCGCACCACGATTCTGGACGCGGAAGGTGGCCTGATCGCCACCGTCTATTCACGGGACCGGCAGGTGGTCCCGCTCACGGCCATCTCGCCGTACATGCAGAAGGCGATCGTCGCGATCGAGGACTCGCGTTTCTACGAGCACGGCGCGGTCGACCTCAAGGGCATCCTGCGCGCCGTGAACCGGAACGCCCAGGAGGGCGGCGCCGCGCAGGGCGCCTCCACACTCACGCAGCAGTACGTCAAGAACGTCTTCGTCGAGGAGGCGGGTGACGACGAGTCGAAGGTCCGCGAGGCCCAGGAGAAGAGCCTCGGACGCAAGATCCGCGAGCTGAAGTACTCGATCCAGGTCGAGGAGGAGCTCGGGAAGAAGAAGATCCTCGAGAACTACCTCAACATCACGTACTTCGGCCAGCAGGCGTACGGGATCGAGTCCGCGGCGCAGCGCTACTTCAGCAAGCCGGCCAAGGACCTGACCCTGGAGGAGTCGGCGCTGCTCGCGGGCGTCGTCCAGTCGCCGAGCCGGTTCGACCCGGTGAACGACACGCAGGAGGCGATGAAGCGCCGCAACACCGTCCTCCAGCGGATGGCCGACATGAGGGACATCTCGCAGGCGGAGGCGGACGAGGCGAAGAAGAAGCCGGTGACCCTGAAGGTGACCCGGCCGAAGAACGGCTGCATCACCGCGGTCAAGGGCGCGGGCTTCTTCTGCGACTACGTGCGCAGCACCTTCCTGTCGGACCCGGTCTTCGGCAAGACCCGGGAGGAGCGCGCGAAGATCTGGAACCAGGGCGGTCTGACGGTCCGTACGACGCTGGACCCGCAGTCGCAGGACGCCGCCAACGCCTCGATCAAGGACCACGTCCACGAGGACGACTCGATCGCGACGGCCGTGACCATGGTCCAGCCGGGCACCGGACGGGTGCTGGCGATGGGGCAGTCGAAGCCGTACGGCTTCGGGAAGAACGAGACGCAGATCAACTACTCCGTGGACAAGCGGATGGGTGGCTCCAACTTCGGCTTCCAGGTCGGCTCCACGTTCAAGCCGTTCATCGCCGCCGCCGCCATAGAGCGCGGCATGGAGCCGACGAAGGTGTACTCGGCGCCGAACAAGATGGAGTACCCGAGCCCGGTGTCCCGGTGCGACGGGTCGAACTGGCAGAACCTGCCGCTCGCCAACGGCAAGCTGCAGACGGCGGAGAACGAGACCGCGGATGAGCAGGGTCCGTACGCACTGAAGACGGCGATGGAGAAGTCCATCAACACGTACTTCGTGCAGATGATCTCGGAGATCGGGCTGTGCCCGGTCACGGAGATGACGCAGAAGCTCGGCGTGGTCCCGGCCAGCGGCGTGAAGCTGCCCGAGGAGCCGTCCATCGCGCTCGGCTCCGCCGAGATGTCCCCGCTGACGATGGCCAACGCCTACGCCACCTTCGCCAACCGGGGCGTCTACTGCACCCCGATCGCGCTGGAGTCGATCACCGACGCCCACGGCAAGGCCCTCGCGGTGCCGAAGACCAAGTGCGACCGGGCGATGTCCCAGGACACCGCCGACACGATCAACACACTGCTGCGCGGAGTGGTCGACTCCGGTACGGGTGAGCGGGCGGGCCTGACCGACCGCGACAACGCCGGCAAGACCGGTACCACGGACAACCGCTACAACGCCTGGTTCGTCGGCTACACGCCGAACCTGTCCGGCGCCGTGTGGGTTGGTTCGGGCGGCGCGAAGAAGATCACGATGGAGGACATCACCATCGGCGGTCAGTACTACCCGAAGGTCTTCGGCGGTGGCCTGCCCGGCCCGATCTGGAAGGACGCGGTCTCCGGCTCGCTGTCCGGCCGCGAGGCCCCCGGATTCGTCACGGTCAACATCCCGGAGCCCTCGGTTCCGGGCGGTGGCGGCGGCACCGGCGGCAACAACGGCACGGGCGGCAACAACGGCGGCCGGAACAACCCGACCCAGCCGACCATCCCGCACAAGCCCGGGAAGCCGGGCAAGCCCGGCGGCGACAACAAGCCGGGGGACAACCGCCCCGGCGGCGCGACGGCGGCCGGACCCACCGGAGGCCTCTTCGGCGGCGCCACGGGAGGCGGCGCGACCGACCCCGTCACCGGCGGCACCGCGGCGGGCGCGGCCGGCCTGATCGGCGGCCCTGAGCCGCAGTAG
- a CDS encoding ArsA family ATPase — MSEGGNTVGLDTPARLAVDALLDDPKTRIIVCCGAGGVGKTTTAAALGVRAAERGRKVVVLTIDPARRLAQSMGIDSLDNTPRKVVGVSGGGGELHAMMLDMKRTFDEIVESHADAERARAILANPFYQSLSAGFAGTQEYMAMEKLGQLRSKDDWDLIVVDTPPSRSALDFLDAPKRLGSFLDGKFIRVLMAPAKVGGRAGMKFLNVGMSMMTGTLSKLMGASLLKDVQTFVAAMDTMFGGFRTRADATFRLLQAPGTAFLVVAAPEPDALREAAYFVERLAAERMPLAGLVLNRVHGSDAAQLSAERALAAAENLEEGGIVDQESGKAGLRDAADDGSPGVDDAPQTSGDPEAPDAHHTDAARVVTEVDEITAGLLRLHAERMQVIAREQRTRDRFTSLHPEVAVAQVAALPGDVHDLAGLRAIGERLAAGVPAGA; from the coding sequence ATGAGTGAGGGTGGGAACACCGTGGGCCTGGACACTCCCGCGCGACTGGCGGTCGACGCGCTGCTGGACGATCCGAAGACCCGGATCATCGTGTGCTGCGGGGCCGGCGGGGTCGGCAAGACCACGACGGCCGCGGCGCTCGGCGTCCGGGCGGCCGAACGCGGGCGGAAGGTGGTCGTGCTGACCATCGATCCGGCGCGCCGGCTGGCCCAGTCGATGGGCATCGATTCGCTGGACAACACCCCGCGCAAGGTGGTGGGCGTGTCCGGCGGGGGCGGCGAACTGCACGCCATGATGCTGGACATGAAGCGGACCTTCGACGAGATCGTCGAATCGCACGCGGACGCCGAGCGGGCGCGGGCCATCCTCGCGAACCCCTTCTACCAGTCCCTGTCGGCCGGTTTCGCGGGCACGCAGGAGTACATGGCGATGGAGAAGCTGGGGCAGCTGCGGTCCAAGGACGACTGGGACCTGATCGTGGTGGACACCCCGCCGAGCCGGTCCGCGCTGGACTTCCTCGACGCGCCGAAGCGGCTCGGGTCCTTCCTGGACGGGAAGTTCATCCGGGTGCTGATGGCTCCGGCGAAGGTCGGCGGGCGGGCCGGCATGAAGTTCCTGAACGTCGGCATGTCGATGATGACCGGCACGCTGAGCAAGCTGATGGGCGCCTCGCTGCTGAAGGACGTGCAGACCTTCGTGGCCGCGATGGACACGATGTTCGGCGGGTTCCGCACCCGCGCGGACGCGACCTTCCGGCTGCTCCAGGCTCCCGGCACGGCCTTCCTCGTGGTCGCCGCCCCCGAGCCGGACGCCCTGCGCGAGGCCGCGTACTTCGTCGAACGGCTGGCAGCGGAGCGGATGCCGCTGGCCGGCCTGGTGCTGAACCGGGTGCACGGCAGCGATGCCGCGCAGCTGTCCGCCGAGCGGGCCCTGGCCGCCGCAGAGAATCTTGAAGAAGGCGGCATTGTCGATCAGGAGTCCGGGAAAGCTGGACTTCGTGACGCCGCCGACGACGGCTCCCCCGGCGTGGACGACGCACCGCAGACCTCCGGAGACCCGGAAGCACCCGACGCACACCACACGGACGCCGCGCGCGTCGTCACCGAGGTGGACGAGATCACGGCAGGATTGTTGCGCCTGCACGCCGAACGCATGCAGGTGATCGCGCGCGAACAGCGCACCCGCGACCGTTTCACTTCACTGCACCCCGAAGTGGCGGTGGCCCAAGTGGCCGCCCTGCCCGGCGATGTACACGACCTCGCCGGGCTGCGGGCCATCGGAGAGCGACTCGCGGCCGGTGTTCCGGCCGGAGCATAG
- a CDS encoding SulP family inorganic anion transporter, which translates to MSPKVFRTEVLGGLVVALALIPEAISFSVIAGVDPAIGLFSSFTMAVVIAVVGGRPAMISAATGAVALVIAPLNREHGLGYLIAAVILGGVFQIVLGALGVAKLIRFIPRSVMVGFVNSLAILVFMAQVPEMRNVPWAVYPLLAGGLGLMVFFPKVTKVVPAPLVSIVILTAVTVAAGIAVPTVGDKGALPSSLPVPGLPDVPFTLDTLTLIAPYALAMAVVGLMESLMTAKLVDEITDTRSSKTRESVGQGIANIVTGFFGGMGGCAMIGQTMINVKVSGARTRLSTFLAGVFLMVLCIVFGPAVSEIPMAALVAVMVMVCFATFDWHSIAPKTLKRMPAGEITVMVLTVACVVATHNLAVGVVAGSVTAMVIFAKRVAHLANVTSVTDPDGSQVIYSVTGELFFASSNDLVTQFDYAGDPDKVVIDLSSAHIWDASTVAALDAIETKYAQRGKTVEITGLNEHSARLHGTLSGELSAGN; encoded by the coding sequence ATGTCACCGAAGGTGTTCCGCACCGAGGTGCTCGGCGGTCTGGTGGTCGCACTCGCGCTGATCCCCGAGGCGATCTCCTTCTCGGTCATCGCCGGAGTCGACCCGGCAATCGGCCTCTTCTCGTCCTTCACCATGGCCGTGGTGATCGCGGTCGTCGGCGGGCGCCCGGCGATGATCTCCGCCGCCACGGGCGCCGTCGCGCTCGTGATCGCGCCGCTCAACCGTGAGCACGGCCTGGGCTACCTGATCGCGGCCGTGATCCTCGGCGGTGTCTTCCAGATCGTGCTCGGGGCGCTCGGGGTCGCGAAGCTGATCCGCTTCATACCCCGCTCGGTGATGGTCGGCTTCGTCAACTCCCTCGCCATCCTCGTCTTCATGGCCCAGGTCCCCGAGATGCGGAACGTGCCGTGGGCCGTCTACCCGCTGCTCGCCGGCGGGCTCGGGCTGATGGTGTTCTTCCCCAAGGTCACCAAGGTGGTACCGGCTCCGCTCGTGTCCATCGTCATCCTCACGGCCGTCACCGTCGCCGCGGGCATCGCGGTGCCGACCGTGGGGGACAAGGGCGCGCTGCCGTCCTCGCTGCCGGTTCCGGGTCTTCCGGACGTGCCGTTCACCCTGGACACCCTGACGCTCATCGCCCCGTACGCGCTGGCCATGGCGGTGGTCGGCCTGATGGAGTCGCTGATGACGGCGAAGCTGGTCGACGAGATCACCGACACGCGGTCGAGCAAGACGCGCGAGTCCGTGGGCCAGGGCATCGCAAACATCGTCACCGGGTTCTTCGGCGGCATGGGCGGCTGCGCCATGATCGGCCAGACAATGATCAACGTGAAGGTGTCGGGCGCCCGGACCCGGCTGTCGACCTTCCTCGCCGGCGTCTTCCTCATGGTGCTGTGCATCGTCTTCGGGCCGGCGGTCTCCGAGATTCCGATGGCGGCGCTCGTCGCCGTCATGGTGATGGTCTGCTTCGCGACCTTCGACTGGCACTCCATCGCCCCGAAGACGCTGAAGCGGATGCCGGCCGGCGAGATCACCGTCATGGTGCTGACCGTCGCCTGCGTGGTCGCCACCCACAACCTCGCCGTCGGCGTCGTCGCCGGGTCGGTCACCGCGATGGTCATCTTCGCCAAGCGCGTCGCGCACTTGGCGAACGTCACCTCGGTCACCGACCCGGACGGCAGCCAGGTCATCTACTCCGTCACCGGCGAACTGTTCTTCGCCTCCTCCAACGACCTGGTGACGCAGTTCGACTACGCGGGAGACCCGGACAAGGTCGTCATCGACCTGTCCTCCGCCCACATCTGGGACGCCTCGACCGTCGCAGCCCTCGACGCCATCGAGACGAAGTACGCCCAGCGCGGCAAGACCGTCGAGATCACCGGCCTGAACGAACACAGCGCCCGCCTGCACGGAACCCTCAGCGGCGAACTGTCAGCGGGTAACTGA
- a CDS encoding metallophosphoesterase, with protein sequence MRARYEVPLKVTAGIAAVGAAGVAYAAGFEARSFRLRRVTVPVLPAGMRPLRVLQVSDIHMVGGQRKKRAWLQSLAGLRPDFVVNTGDNLSDTEGVPEVLDALGPLMEFPGAYVFGSNDYYGPRLRNPGRYLIEKAQGRHGLNGNKPVVGAVHNPWEDMRDAFDSAGWLNLTNTRARMKLNGLELAFTGLDDPHIKRDRYERVAGGPEADADFSLAVVHAPYLRVLEAFTADRYPLILAGHTHGGQLCVPFYGALVTNCDLDTKRVKGLSTYEAGGHRSYLHVSAGCGTNRFTPVRFACPPEATLLTLTPKA encoded by the coding sequence ATGCGCGCGCGTTACGAAGTCCCCCTGAAGGTCACGGCCGGAATCGCGGCGGTGGGGGCCGCCGGAGTGGCCTATGCCGCCGGATTCGAGGCCCGGTCGTTCCGCTTGCGGCGGGTCACGGTGCCGGTGCTTCCGGCGGGGATGCGGCCGCTGCGCGTACTCCAGGTGTCGGACATCCACATGGTCGGCGGGCAGCGCAAGAAGCGCGCCTGGCTCCAGTCCCTCGCGGGGCTGCGCCCCGACTTCGTCGTCAACACCGGCGACAACCTCTCCGACACGGAGGGCGTGCCGGAGGTCCTGGACGCGCTGGGTCCGCTGATGGAGTTCCCCGGCGCGTACGTCTTCGGGTCGAACGACTACTACGGGCCGCGGCTGCGCAATCCCGGCCGCTACCTGATCGAGAAGGCGCAGGGCCGGCACGGGCTGAACGGCAACAAGCCGGTCGTCGGAGCCGTCCACAACCCGTGGGAGGACATGCGGGACGCCTTCGACTCCGCCGGCTGGCTGAACCTGACCAACACCCGGGCCCGCATGAAGCTGAACGGCCTGGAGCTGGCCTTCACCGGGCTGGACGACCCCCACATCAAGCGGGACCGCTACGAGCGGGTCGCGGGCGGCCCCGAGGCGGACGCGGACTTCTCGCTGGCCGTGGTGCACGCCCCCTACCTCCGGGTCCTGGAGGCCTTCACCGCCGACCGCTACCCGCTGATCCTCGCCGGGCACACCCACGGCGGGCAGCTGTGCGTCCCCTTCTACGGGGCGCTGGTCACCAACTGCGACCTCGACACCAAGCGGGTGAAGGGACTGTCGACGTACGAGGCCGGCGGCCACCGGTCCTACCTGCACGTCTCGGCCGGCTGCGGCACGAACCGCTTCACTCCGGTCCGCTTCGCCTGCCCGCCGGAGGCCACGCTCCTGACCCTCACGCCCAAGGCCTAG
- a CDS encoding DUF4177 domain-containing protein — protein MTKKFEYATVPLLVHATKQILDTWGEDGWELVQVVPGPNNPEQLVAYLKREKA, from the coding sequence ATGACCAAGAAGTTCGAATACGCGACGGTGCCCCTGCTGGTGCACGCCACCAAGCAGATCCTCGACACCTGGGGCGAGGACGGCTGGGAGCTCGTCCAGGTCGTGCCCGGCCCGAACAACCCCGAGCAGCTCGTGGCCTACCTCAAGCGGGAGAAGGCATGA
- a CDS encoding GatB/YqeY domain-containing protein, with translation MTTLKAKLQEDLTTAIKARDELASSTLRLTLSAITKEEVAGKEARVLSDEEVLKVIAKEAKKRREAAEAFAQGGRDEQAARETAEGEFLDGYLPKQLSDDELVAIVAQAVEEAKAAGAEGPRAMGAVMKIVNPKVAGLAEGGRVAAVVKQQLS, from the coding sequence ATGACCACGCTCAAGGCCAAGCTCCAGGAAGACCTCACCACCGCGATCAAGGCGCGCGACGAACTCGCTTCGTCCACCCTGCGCCTGACCCTCTCCGCCATCACCAAGGAGGAGGTCGCGGGCAAGGAAGCGCGCGTGCTCTCCGACGAGGAAGTCCTCAAGGTGATCGCCAAGGAGGCGAAGAAGCGCCGCGAGGCCGCGGAGGCCTTCGCCCAGGGCGGCCGCGACGAGCAGGCCGCGCGGGAGACCGCCGAGGGCGAGTTCCTCGACGGCTACCTGCCCAAGCAGCTCAGCGACGACGAGCTCGTCGCGATCGTCGCGCAGGCGGTGGAGGAGGCCAAGGCGGCGGGTGCCGAGGGTCCGCGGGCCATGGGCGCCGTCATGAAGATCGTGAACCCGAAGGTGGCCGGTCTGGCCGAGGGCGGCCGCGTCGCCGCGGTCGTCAAGCAGCAGCTCTCGTAG
- a CDS encoding ArsA family ATPase has translation MSRLQVVSGKGGTGKTTVAAALALALAREGKRTLLVEVEGRQGIAQLFGTEALPYEERKIAVAPGGGGGEVYALAIDAERALLDYLQMFYKLGSAGRALKKLGAIDFATTIAPGLRDVLLTGKACEAVRRKDKAGRFVYDHVIMDAPPTGRITRFLNVNDEVAGLARFGPIHNQAQAVMKVLKSPDTAVHLVTLLEEMPVQETADGIAELLEAGLPVGRVFVNMVRPHHLDEGTLREAAEGHRADIARALSRAGLGGARRGGLAERLVEPLLAQAAEHASRVELEREQRQVLAGLDVPTYELPLLGSGMELAGLYELATEVRKQADADE, from the coding sequence GTGAGCAGGCTCCAGGTGGTCAGCGGCAAGGGCGGCACCGGCAAGACCACGGTCGCCGCGGCACTCGCGCTCGCCCTCGCACGCGAGGGCAAGCGGACTCTTCTCGTGGAGGTCGAGGGCAGGCAGGGCATCGCACAGCTTTTCGGCACGGAGGCGCTCCCCTACGAGGAGCGGAAGATCGCCGTCGCGCCCGGCGGGGGCGGGGGTGAGGTGTACGCGCTCGCCATCGACGCGGAACGGGCGCTGCTGGACTACCTCCAGATGTTCTACAAGCTCGGCTCCGCCGGCCGGGCCCTGAAGAAGCTCGGGGCGATCGACTTCGCCACGACGATCGCGCCCGGTCTGCGGGACGTCCTGCTGACCGGCAAGGCGTGCGAGGCGGTCCGGCGCAAGGACAAGGCGGGACGGTTCGTCTACGACCACGTGATCATGGACGCGCCGCCCACCGGGCGGATCACCCGCTTCCTGAACGTCAACGACGAGGTGGCGGGGCTGGCCCGGTTCGGGCCCATCCACAACCAGGCGCAGGCCGTGATGAAGGTGCTCAAGTCACCCGACACGGCGGTGCACCTGGTGACCCTGCTGGAGGAGATGCCCGTCCAGGAGACCGCGGACGGAATCGCGGAACTCCTGGAGGCGGGGCTTCCGGTGGGCCGGGTCTTCGTCAACATGGTGCGCCCGCACCATTTGGACGAGGGGACCCTGCGCGAGGCCGCCGAGGGCCACCGGGCCGACATCGCCCGGGCCCTGTCCCGGGCCGGGCTCGGGGGCGCGCGGCGGGGCGGGCTGGCCGAGCGGCTGGTGGAGCCGCTGCTGGCGCAGGCCGCGGAGCACGCGAGCCGGGTGGAGCTGGAGCGGGAGCAACGCCAGGTGCTGGCGGGTCTGGACGTTCCGACGTACGAACTTCCCCTGCTCGGCTCGGGGATGGAGCTGGCCGGGCTGTACGAGCTGGCGACCGAGGTCCGCAAGCAGGCGGACGCCGATGAGTGA
- a CDS encoding RidA family protein, whose translation MSGVVEARIAELGLTLPEVVPPLATYQPAVRSGAYVYTAGQLPMVQGKLSLTGKVGAEVSAEQAKELAATCALNALAAVKSVVGDLDKIARVVKVVGFVASAPDFTAQPGVLNGASELLGEILGEKGVHARSAVGVAVLPLDAPVEIEIQVELTASA comes from the coding sequence ATGAGCGGCGTCGTCGAGGCGAGGATCGCCGAGCTCGGCCTGACCCTTCCCGAGGTCGTTCCGCCGCTGGCCACCTACCAGCCGGCCGTACGGTCGGGTGCCTACGTGTACACCGCCGGCCAGCTCCCGATGGTGCAGGGCAAGCTGTCGCTGACCGGCAAGGTCGGCGCGGAGGTCTCCGCGGAGCAGGCCAAGGAGCTGGCCGCGACCTGCGCGCTGAACGCGCTGGCCGCCGTGAAGTCCGTGGTCGGTGACCTCGACAAGATCGCCCGTGTCGTCAAGGTCGTCGGCTTCGTCGCCTCGGCCCCCGACTTCACGGCCCAGCCGGGCGTGCTGAACGGCGCGAGCGAGCTGCTGGGCGAGATCCTCGGGGAGAAGGGCGTCCACGCGCGCAGCGCGGTCGGCGTCGCCGTCCTCCCGCTGGACGCCCCGGTCGAGATCGAGATCCAGGTCGAGCTGACCGCTTCGGCCTGA
- a CDS encoding WhiB family transcriptional regulator codes for MGWVTDWSAQAACRTTDPDELFVQGAAQNRAKAVCTGCPVRTECLADALDNRVEFGVWGGMTERERRALLRRRPTVTSWRRLLETARTEYERSTGILTVDVDAEIDVSYETYAAAG; via the coding sequence ATGGGCTGGGTTACCGACTGGAGTGCGCAGGCAGCCTGCCGCACTACCGATCCGGATGAACTGTTCGTTCAAGGAGCGGCACAGAACAGGGCCAAGGCGGTGTGCACCGGATGTCCGGTGCGGACCGAATGCCTGGCCGACGCGCTCGACAATCGTGTCGAGTTCGGAGTGTGGGGCGGAATGACCGAGCGGGAACGACGCGCCTTGTTGCGCAGGCGTCCCACCGTCACCTCGTGGCGACGGTTGCTCGAAACCGCCCGCACGGAGTACGAGCGCAGTACGGGCATCCTGACCGTGGATGTCGACGCGGAGATCGACGTGTCGTACGAGACGTACGCGGCAGCCGGGTAA
- a CDS encoding flotillin family protein gives MSPVVTAVVGVVVLLVLLALVVVTRYKVAGPSEAFIITGRRGKRSTDPETGRISTDTTGQKVVVGGGVFVVPFVQQRYTLDLSSRHIPIAVRGAVTLRGIKANLEGVAIVKVGGNEDAIRAAAQRFLQQQDGIVGFTQEVLSGALRAIVGRMSVEDIIRDRAAFAGQVAEEAEASLSGQGLVLDAFQIQDITTEGSYLEDLGRPEAARAKQEADIAEANSRRAAEQARLKAEEEIAVAERTLYLRQAEIKAETDAAAAQANAAGPLAEADRQQQILAEQEKVAERQAALTDRQLDTQVRKPADARRYEAEQEAEAKRVARVKQAEAERLAAIAAAQGEAERARLTGEGEKQRRSALAEAEAIEGAKRGEAERARRAAIAEAVRLEGDAEAAAILAKGSAEAEAMQKKAEAFETYGDAAMIQMMVEALPQVVAKAAEPLSAIDKMTVISTDGASKLSRTVTDNVAQGMELLSSTTGVDLAQLLKGLTAPKQDAAPAPAPSNGKIEISG, from the coding sequence ATGAGTCCTGTCGTCACCGCGGTCGTGGGAGTCGTTGTACTCCTCGTCCTGCTCGCCCTGGTCGTCGTCACGCGCTACAAGGTCGCCGGGCCCAGCGAGGCGTTCATCATCACCGGCCGGCGCGGCAAGCGTTCCACCGACCCGGAGACCGGCCGGATATCCACCGACACCACCGGCCAGAAGGTCGTGGTCGGCGGCGGGGTCTTCGTCGTCCCCTTCGTGCAGCAGCGCTACACCCTCGACCTGTCCAGCCGTCACATCCCCATCGCGGTACGCGGTGCGGTCACCCTGCGCGGCATCAAGGCCAACCTCGAAGGCGTCGCGATCGTCAAGGTCGGCGGCAACGAGGACGCCATCCGGGCCGCCGCCCAGCGGTTCCTCCAGCAGCAGGACGGCATCGTCGGCTTCACCCAGGAGGTCCTTTCCGGCGCCCTGCGCGCCATCGTGGGCCGCATGTCGGTGGAGGACATCATCCGTGACCGTGCCGCCTTTGCTGGGCAGGTCGCCGAGGAGGCGGAGGCCAGCCTGTCCGGGCAGGGCCTGGTCCTGGACGCCTTCCAGATCCAGGACATCACCACCGAGGGCTCCTACCTCGAAGACCTCGGCCGGCCGGAAGCCGCCCGCGCCAAGCAGGAAGCCGACATCGCCGAGGCCAACTCCCGCCGCGCCGCCGAGCAGGCCCGCCTGAAGGCGGAGGAGGAGATCGCCGTCGCCGAGCGCACCCTGTACCTGCGCCAGGCGGAGATCAAGGCCGAGACCGACGCGGCGGCTGCCCAGGCCAACGCTGCCGGCCCGCTCGCCGAGGCCGACCGCCAGCAGCAGATCCTCGCCGAACAGGAGAAGGTGGCCGAGCGTCAGGCCGCCCTGACCGACCGCCAGCTCGACACCCAGGTCCGCAAGCCCGCCGACGCCCGCCGCTACGAGGCCGAGCAGGAGGCGGAGGCCAAGCGCGTGGCCCGCGTCAAGCAGGCCGAGGCCGAACGCCTCGCGGCCATCGCCGCCGCCCAGGGCGAGGCGGAGCGCGCCCGGCTCACCGGTGAGGGCGAGAAGCAGCGCCGCTCCGCCCTTGCCGAGGCCGAGGCCATCGAGGGCGCCAAGCGGGGCGAGGCCGAGCGGGCCCGCCGCGCCGCGATCGCGGAGGCCGTGCGCCTTGAGGGCGACGCGGAGGCCGCCGCCATCCTGGCCAAGGGATCGGCCGAGGCGGAGGCGATGCAGAAGAAGGCGGAGGCCTTCGAGACGTACGGCGACGCGGCCATGATCCAGATGATGGTCGAGGCCCTGCCCCAGGTCGTGGCCAAGGCCGCCGAGCCCCTCTCCGCCATCGACAAGATGACCGTCATCTCCACCGACGGCGCGAGCAAGCTCTCCCGCACGGTCACCGACAACGTCGCCCAGGGCATGGAGCTCCTGAGCTCCACCACCGGCGTCGATCTGGCCCAGCTCCTGAAGGGCCTCACCGCTCCGAAGCAGGACGCCGCTCCTGCCCCTGCTCCGAGCAACGGGAAAATCGAAATATCCGGCTAG